The following coding sequences are from one Kallotenue papyrolyticum window:
- the selA gene encoding L-seryl-tRNA(Sec) selenium transferase, with the protein MLRALPAVDRLVREAQAHIGEAPHALLVELARETLQRARARLEDDAQATPPTLAALVDEVVARARAVSRPYLRPVINASGVVIQTNLGRAPLSEAALAAMNAVARGYSNLEYDLQTGTRGSRYATLGDLLARVTGAESGLAVNNNAAAVLLALSCFCQGREVLVSRSQAVEIGGGFRIPDVLRQSGARLVEVGTTNRTYIHDYAAAITPDTAAILTVHRSNFRVIGFTHDPADEELRRLAREAGILWIDDWGSGAILAPARYGLAAEPTVRDRVRAGCDLVCFSGDKLLGGPQAGLIVGRRELIARLRRHPLLRALRVDKLTIAALEATLLSYLRDQAEDELPVWRMIATPPAALQQRALALAERLRAAGIAAEAVASESAVGGGSLPGETQTSWAVALAGAAEEWHRRLRLGEPAVVGRIVADRLLLDLRTVLPEQDVVLAQAIIAAAPTARPRPAIQRTADTTEADRCDSPTHDS; encoded by the coding sequence ATGTTGCGAGCCCTGCCGGCGGTGGATCGGCTGGTGCGTGAGGCGCAAGCACACATCGGCGAGGCGCCTCACGCGCTGCTGGTGGAGCTGGCGCGCGAGACGCTGCAACGCGCGCGCGCGCGGCTGGAGGACGACGCGCAAGCTACGCCGCCAACGCTCGCGGCACTGGTCGACGAGGTGGTGGCGCGCGCGCGCGCGGTTAGTCGTCCCTATCTGCGGCCGGTGATCAACGCCTCAGGCGTGGTGATCCAGACCAATCTCGGTCGCGCGCCGCTGAGCGAGGCAGCCCTCGCAGCGATGAACGCTGTTGCGCGGGGCTACAGCAACCTGGAATACGATCTGCAGACTGGCACGCGCGGCTCGCGCTATGCGACTCTGGGCGACCTGCTGGCGCGCGTCACCGGCGCGGAGAGCGGACTGGCGGTCAACAATAACGCTGCCGCCGTACTGTTGGCGTTGAGCTGTTTCTGCCAGGGCCGCGAGGTGCTGGTGAGCCGCAGCCAAGCGGTCGAGATCGGCGGCGGCTTTCGCATCCCCGATGTGCTGCGCCAGAGTGGCGCACGCCTGGTGGAGGTCGGCACCACCAACCGCACATATATCCACGACTATGCCGCGGCGATCACGCCCGACACCGCAGCAATCCTGACGGTACATCGCTCCAACTTCCGCGTGATCGGCTTCACGCACGATCCCGCCGACGAGGAGCTGCGCCGGCTCGCGCGCGAGGCCGGCATCCTGTGGATCGATGACTGGGGCTCCGGCGCGATCCTCGCGCCCGCGCGCTATGGGCTGGCCGCCGAGCCAACCGTGCGCGATCGTGTGCGTGCCGGCTGCGATCTGGTCTGTTTTTCCGGCGACAAACTGTTGGGCGGGCCGCAGGCCGGCCTGATCGTGGGACGACGCGAGCTGATCGCCCGGTTGCGGCGCCACCCCTTGCTGCGGGCGCTGCGCGTCGATAAGCTGACGATCGCCGCCCTAGAGGCCACCCTGCTGAGCTACCTGCGCGACCAGGCCGAAGACGAGCTGCCGGTCTGGCGCATGATCGCTACGCCGCCTGCAGCGCTGCAACAGCGTGCGCTGGCCCTGGCCGAACGTCTGCGCGCCGCCGGCATCGCCGCCGAAGCGGTCGCCAGCGAAAGCGCCGTGGGCGGCGGCTCCTTGCCGGGCGAGACGCAAACAAGCTGGGCCGTCGCGCTAGCGGGTGCGGCGGAGGAGTGGCATCGCCGCTTGCGCTTGGGAGAACCGGCCGTGGTCGGCCGCATCGTCGCCGACCGCTTGTTGCTCGATCTGCGCACCGTGCTGCCCGAGCAGGACGTGGTGCTGGCGCAGGCGATCATCGCCGCAGCTCCAACGGCGCGTCCCCGCCCCGCCATCCAGCGCACAGCCGACACGACCGAAGCTGATAGGTGCGACTCACCTACGCATGACTCTTGA